In Eriocheir sinensis breed Jianghai 21 chromosome 50, ASM2467909v1, whole genome shotgun sequence, one genomic interval encodes:
- the LOC126982318 gene encoding uncharacterized protein LOC126982318 has protein sequence MSMLGGGGGGGWRGSGGGAAHSFSGVVKALHGLAQRGGVAARGAEGQELYPRLTALLEREPGLARLLGRRDVEVLAALLQAEPRAWPWLGPAVAAALRADTGDGERRAWINETHAVLLARGAAASLLQGASRTLPADLFLLEACVARPGVDDVVVVVNAVRLLIKQQEEAGWAGDAAPLLAALRLLHTWRRPLATALPGWPASLRRWCVRLAKQPAALPLLGGTLMLVRDLLQEAPPPDALPWLETLLGAAAEVQGSWRWAAAPTMLLTLASATAGLATTLQALLEVPHLSLQQEQLQAALKQLLALLDERGDPAACQLPADALGAVLACACRLLDLSPPPLLFWVAAAAATPTRVLQAVEDSPAGGGGAVVVEEARLVTALLRVLSHFSVRVLALALRRLGALGAGGEDPLLGVVAEWFSAVVASGLRLDPAACLLPPAGTPLLQALAQHFRRRHDSALLQVAAFALLGGDTASIEARAFGEAVAREVAAVQDTAVRGACTLVAFTCCPRPIFLQSLAARAPGQAAADVAACQRAAAAAHPKYQELLAALARQAAPLLHAGALHE, from the coding sequence ATGTCGATgcttggcggcggtggtggcggtggctggCGGGGCTCGGGCGGGGGCGCGGCGCACAGCTTCTCGGGCGTGGTGAAGGCGTTGCACGGGCTGGCGCAGCGCGGGGGCGTGGCGGCGCGGGGCGCGGAGGGCCAAGAGCTGTACCCGCGGCTGACGGCGCTGCTGGAGCGGGAGCCCGGGCTGGCGCGGCTGCTGGGGCGGCGCGACGTGGAGGTGCTGGCGGCGCTGCTGCAGGCCGAGCCGCGCGCCTGGCCGTGGCTGGGGCCCGCCGTGGCCGCCGCGCTCAGGGCAGACACCGGGGACGGGGAGCGCCGTGCCTGGATCAACGAGACCCACGCCGTGCTGCTGGCCCGCGGCGCCGCCGCCAGTCTGCTGCAGGGCGCCTCGCGGACGCTGCCTGCTGACCTGTTCTTGCTGGAGGCGTGCGTGGCGCGGCCCGGCGTTGacgacgtggtggtggtggtcaacgCGGTGCGGCTGCTCATCaaacagcaggaggaggcgggCTGGGCGGGAGACGCAGCGCCCCTGCTGGCGGCGCTGCGGCTGCTGCACACGTGGCGGCGGCCCCTGGCCACGGCGCTGCCCGGCTGGCCCGCCTCGCTGCGGCGGTGGTGCGTACGGCTGGCCAAGCAGCCCGCCGCGCTGCCGCTGCTGGGCGGGACGCTCATGCTTGTCAGGGACTTACTGCAGGAAGCGCCGCCCCCCGACGCCCTGCCGTGGCTGGAGACGCTGTTGGGGGCGGCAGCGGAGGTGCAGGGGTCCTGGCGCTGGGCCGCGGCGCCCACCATGCTGCTGACGCTGGCCTCGGCCACGGCGGGGCTCGCCACCACCCTGCAGGCCCTGCTGGAGGTGCCGCACCTCAGCCTGCAGCAGGAGCAGCTCCAGGCCGCCCTCAAGCAGCTGCTGGCGCTTCTGGACGAGCGCGGCGACCCCGCGGCCTGCCAGCTGCCCGCCGACGCCCTCGGCGCCGTCCTGGCCTGCGCCTGCCGCCTGCTGGACCTTTCCCCGCCACCACTTCTGTTCtgggtcgccgccgccgccgccacgcccacgCGCGTGCTACAGGCCGTGGAGGACTCCCCTGCCGGCGgtggcggcgcggtggtggtggaggaggcgcgACTGGTGACGGCGCTCCTGCGGGTTCTCAGCCACTTCTCGGTGCGCGTGTTGGCGCTGGCCCTGCGGCGGCTGGGGGCCCTGGGGGCGGGGGGCGAGGACCCCCTGCTGGGCGTGGTGGCGGAGTGGTTCAGCGCCGTGGTCGCCAGCGGCCTGCGCCTGGACCCTGCGGCCTGCCTGCTGCCGCCCGCCGGGACACCCCTGCTGCAGGCGCTGGCCCAGCACTTCCGCCGCCGCCATGACTCCGCGCTGCTGCAGGTGGCGGCCTTCGCGCTGCTGGGCGGCGACACGGCGAGTATTGAGGCGCGGGCCTTCGGAGAGGCCGTGGCGCGGGAGGTGGCGGCAGTGCAGGACACGGCGGTGCGGGGCGCCTGCACGCTGGTGGCCTTCACCTGCTGCCCGCGGCCTATCTTCCTGCAGAGCCTCGCCGCGCGGGCCCCGGGCCAGGCCGCTGCGGACGTGGCGGCCTGCCagcgcgccgccgccgccgcgcacccCAAGTACCAGGAGCTGCTGGCCGCCCTGGCCCGCCAGGCGGCGCCTCTGCTGCACGCCGGGGCCCTGCACGAGTAA